The genomic interval CCATTACGTTAAACCCCCGTTTGAGAACgtaccgcagttcagattgcaaactgcggtatttcaccccattttgcatttgaaaatctaaaacatcatttccaagcccagggggccgtttcataaagctgttcgtaagttaagagcgacttaaagagcgactggtgattatcgccaatggtgtgtaccatttaccgcaagacaggatcaccagtcgctcttaacttacgaacagctttatgaaacacccgcctgatcaaccccgcttggccaggtaatccccgctgtctcaatttcacctccacaggccagattatgagcgttgagccaaggacgaaatgataaacaacagctgtgctattacgtaagacttctctgcctgtagtaggaccttctgaatgaaattattgtattcgatatttaatcacgttttcaaaggcatattgtattcagaaatttaATGTTAGTTCATTTTTAATTTCGAACGAAaaaaaatcgacctcgaaataaagAAAGTAAGCGAATAGAAATGACGTCATGCTCCGGGTCTGCACTCAGCGCTGCGCATGCATcccatcgtgtgtggccccctgctgtgactgtatatgccgggctgttgtgttatcttcggaccgaggtcaagaaacaggtgttttgatacttacattgcatgcttggggcagtagggtttgtcgtacttggagaaaaGAATTTATTGCaagggaaactggggtatagtgttctcaaatggaggtttttcgtcatgCTTTTATGATCaagtgcttgattttttttattattgtgtgaaaaggaaatgaGTATTAAGCTCTGGACGAGGGACACTTGAAATTCAATCTAACTCAGTCACTTGACAAAATGTATGATAAAAGTGAATTGTGTTCCATTGTCTCAAGCTTTATTATCAAATACAACTCGTGTTGCATCATCATTTATCATACATTTCCTGTAACAGATGGCAGCATTTTGGAAGTATCACATGAACTGAGTATATTATGCTGatcatttttcagattttggtgATGTTCAAAATGGCAGGTTGTAGATTGTGTTTGGTCATTTGCCTTGCTATGTGGAATATAGGACTTGGAGTGAATAATTTAGGAGACAAAAGATGTACTTTCGACATCCATATTTCGACAGCCATATGTTCCCATCTGAACCTCACATCCGTACCACATTCTCTACCGAAAACTTTGGAGGTATTGGACCTGTCATATAACAACATAACAGTACTCCGCAATGAATCATTTGATAAGTACAACCTGATTCGGATTCTGAACATCTCTCACAATTTCATCCATGTCATCGAGAGCGGCTCCTTTGGAAATCTCTGCAGACTAGAGACACTTAAATTGAAACACAATGCAATAAATGAAacagctgaaaatttgtttattaaCAATCCAAACATTTCAACTTTGATCCTGTCTTACAACAAACTCTGGAAAATTCCACATCTTAATGGATTCAGTAATAACAACAAATGCAAAGGAGTCGCTGGAGTTATATGCACTCATCTGCACCTCACATCCATTAACCAATCTCTACCAAACACACTGGAGGTATTGGACCTGTCATATAACAAGATAACAGTACTCCACAATGAATCATTTCAAAAGTACCATCTGCTTCGGATCCTGAATATTACTCACAATTCCATCAATGTCATCGAGGGCAACACTTTTGGAAATCTCCCAAGACTTGAAAAGGTCATTCTTGATAACAACGTCATAAGTGAAGTGCCCCCATCTTTGTTCATTAATAATCCAAATATTTCAACTTTGATTCTGGCTCATAACAATATCAGGAGAATTCCACATCTTAATGGACTTTGTCTCAACAAGACACCAAAAGGATTTACTGGAATTTCAGAGCTGAGAAATCTAactttgattgatttttcataCAATAATTTGACATCCGTTGAAGGAAAAGACTTTGCATCTTTCAGTAACTGCTCTATTCACGAATTCAAACTGGGATATAATGAATTGACAAGTCTTCCAAAGAGAGTTTTCAATAAATTTTCTTCAGTTGGGACATTTGATGGGAGACATGTAAACCTCAGCAAATTTGAGGTTTCTTCCTTTTTAGGAATTAAGAGTATGATAGAGATGACACTGGAACGATCACAAATCAATTGTCTTGTTCCACTGAATGATTCCACTCGTATCCACAGAGACCAACttcctaaaataaaaaaactgcaATTAAGActaaataaaatagaagaagTCCCTCACTATGCCTTCTTGGCATTTGAATACCTGCAAGTTCTTGATTTAAGTGTGAACagaataaattatatttcaaacaaatctTTTTGTAACATGACAATGCAGAATGAATTGAATCTTTCTCAAAACAAACTCATTGGTCTTTTGTACGGTGCTTTCTCATGTCTCAGAAATCTGGAATATGTCAACTTGGCACAAAACAGATTGAATGAATTTGACCCTGCATGGTTTACTGGTTGCAAATCACTGAAAATTCTGAACGTTTCCAGAAACAACATCGTCAATATTAAATATGGTTCCTGGAACACCACTAACTTGCAGATACTTGACTTTTCTTCAAATAATCTTAAGTCCATTGGAAGATCCATGTTTACTGGTCTATCTCGTTTAAGGATTCTGAGATTAGGAAGGAATCGAGAACTAAAGATAATTGCTCAGGATCCCTTCAAAGGAATGACAGCTCTTGAGAATCTTACATTGAATAACATAGGTAGATTTGTTCTGAATGGTACTCTTGCTGACTTGAGGAATCTGACTTTCTTTGACTGCTCCTTCCTTATTCGTGAGGTAAAGGTTGCCTCCATTCACCAGTTTACACACACCTCAGCATTAAAAACATTAGACATGTCTTTCACTCATATTTCTCCTGATGATTTGGTGaataaggaaataaaagaatcatTATTTCATGGGCTGGTATCGCTTCACACTCTTAAATTAAGAGGAAATAACCTCCAAGATTTGCCCGAGGTGTCTTTCATGTTTTCTCCTCTACAACAAATGAAAAAACTTGATTTGGTTCGCTGTAACCTGCAAAGGATTACGTCACAGGTTTTTAAGAATTTGGGAGGCCTTGAAGAGCTTCTACTGAATACTAACAGCATTGTGTACATATCTGAATATGCAttccaaaatttgcaaaatttgtCTAGTTTACTTCTGCAATACAACAGAATATATTCAATAGGGAAAAATTTGTTCAAAGGCACAACTAATCTTAAGCGGTTGTACCTACAAGAAAACAAGATAACTACAATTGAACCTGGTACAGTATTTCCACCTCGGTTGCTAAGACTGAATATATCAGGAAACATACTGATCTGTAATTGTGAACTAGCTTGGTTTGTCCACTGGACACGTACTGCTACCAATGTTTCCTTCGGACCCCAGAATGAAACTCTTTGTTCCAATAATTCATTCAGTGAACTTCAAAACAAACCTATTTGGTCATTTCATCCAGAAGAATACTGTGGAATCAACATCATTCTAGTTACTGGTGTAAGTATTGCAATCATCATAGTGATGTTCCTCTCTCTTCTGGTATACCATAAGCGCTGGTGGTTCAATCACAAGATGTTCCTTCTAAAACTAGCCATCCTTGGCTATGATGAAATCACAGAGGATGCTGATCCAAGTGACTATCAATACCAGCTTAACATCATGTTCCATGACGATGATGCAGAGTGGGTAAATGAAAACCTAAAGCCGGCACTTGAAGAAAGGATGCCTCATCTGCAGAACATAGCCTTTGGAGACGAAGATCTTCATTTGGGGATGTACTATCTAAATGCTTTACATCATAACATTGATAATAGCTTCAAGACAGTTTTGTTGATAAGTAACAAGTCAGAGGATGATGCTTGGTTCATGACCAAGCTAAGAATGGCTGTTGAGCATGTGAACGACACCAAGTTAGACAAGATCATCTTGATATTCTTAGAGGACATCCATGAAGCCAGTTTACCATATCTTGTAAGACTCTTGCTAAGTAGAAACAAACCTTATTTGTTGGTTACAGAAGATGAAGACGGTCAAGAGTTGTTTTGGGCTcagtttgaaaaagaaatgagagtaaACAAGGTTATTAATAGTGTAATTCCCATATAAATaagtttttgataaaaaatgattttttaattccTCAAGGTGTGTGCatcttgatttttgtttggtctcgcctgcatagctgagcaagactataggcgccgcttttccgacggtggcatcgtcaacattgaaatcttaaccaaggttaagtttctTAAATGTCACCATAACTTGGGAAATTATCTTGATCTAGTTCATGGAACTTGGACTTAAGGGTAATTAAGttttactgaacatcctgctgaGTTTCGGGTCACACGACCaggggccgtattctgaaaattgtcttaagagaAATATTCTTCTATCTTTAGAGTTACAATAAAATCCGTATTCCaaatattcttgtatcttttcttgtaattttttatGTATGATGTCAGAGTTAGAATTATGCGTGAAGTTAAAAACAGAGCATAAATATCCCTTTGCGCAAGATAACATATCGAGAtaaaaggtattctgaaaaaTCTTTGCGTTCTGTTAACTTTCTtgcaaaatacaataaaatttacaagaggtaggGGGCTATTGTAACTTATTGTTGCATGCGATATTTGTCCGTCTGCAATgattatttcttgctgcatcccACAAGAACATCATGTTTTACAATTAGGAGACATTCCAAAGACATAAAGACGGATTGGAAGACTTTTCAGCAATTAAAAATTGGTGTTCGAGACGATGaatcttttcagagaaaatatgtCTTTGAGAAGAGCCACATGTATTTTTAGCACAGAAGCGCACAAGCATATGTGTCAGGGGCGCAAGGAAATTATGCCTTATCTCACCAATACGCTTCATTTTTTCAGAAGAGCTGCTTCTATTGGTTTAACCTAAGCATATAACAAGCttaatgattggttgatgatgaaatattgggcgtgtcagagataaaataggggatgtccttacagagataagacaattttcagaatatgaatTTAAGAGAATTTTAGCTTTTATCTTGCTGACTTACAAGAAAAGTAAAGACAATTTTTAGAATACCACCCCAGTGTCAAATGTAatagggtcaatgaatgtagACCATGTTTTGGGAATCAACATAAAAAAGACTTAATCAAGGTTAgtatttgaaatgtcataactttaaaagtttatgaaacttggacataagggctTGGTGTATCACTGGACATCCTCCCAGAGCTTTGgattacatgaccaaggtcaaaggtcattcagggtcaatgaactttggccatgttgggggtaattgttgaattgccattttAACTTTGAAACTATGGATCTAGTtgatgaaacttgaacataagagccatcaagtatcattgaacatcctgtgcaagttttaggccacatgattaaggtcaaaggtcattaagggtcaatgaaaatagtattttgttatcatatgaatgatgttttttgtgaatgattatttgatagttgtatttgaagtcagcactgctgttaTATTGAATCGTATAAttcaggcgagactgccagaggcgttccacacTTATAATTGAATAAGCACAAAATGTAGAAATGTACATATTGCTTGTTAATCTTCAAAATGAATCTCATACTGTCTTTTCAAACTGGTCATCACAGAATAAGAGACCTT from Lytechinus pictus isolate F3 Inbred chromosome 2, Lp3.0, whole genome shotgun sequence carries:
- the LOC129272624 gene encoding slit homolog 1 protein-like, with translation MTMQNELNLSQNKLIGLLYGAFSCLRNLEYVNLAQNRLNEFDPAWFTGCKSLKILNVSRNNIVNIKYGSWNTTNLQILDFSSNNLKSIGRSMFTGLSRLRILRLGRNRELKIIAQDPFKGMTALENLTLNNIGRFVLNGTLADLRNLTFFDCSFLIREVKVASIHQFTHTSALKTLDMSFTHISPDDLVNKEIKESLFHGLVSLHTLKLRGNNLQDLPEVSFMFSPLQQMKKLDLVRCNLQRITSQVFKNLGGLEELLLNTNSIVYISEYAFQNLQNLSSLLLQYNRIYSIGKNLFKGTTNLKRLYLQENKITTIEPGTVFPPRLLRLNISGNILICNCELAWFVHWTRTATNVSFGPQNETLCSNNSFSELQNKPIWSFHPEEYCGINIILVTGVSIAIIIVMFLSLLVYHKRWWFNHKMFLLKLAILGYDEITEDADPSDYQYQLNIMFHDDDAEWVNENLKPALEERMPHLQNIAFGDEDLHLGMYYLNALHHNIDNSFKTVLLISNKSEDDAWFMTKLRMAVEHVNDTKLDKIILIFLEDIHEASLPYLVRLLLSRNKPYLLVTEDEDGQELFWAQFEKEMRVNKVINSVIPI